The Cyclobacteriaceae bacterium genome includes a region encoding these proteins:
- the hrpB gene encoding ATP-dependent helicase HrpB: MFPVLSILPQLRNTLQSSKIVILQAPPGAGKSTILPLELLDEPWLAGKKIMMLEPRRLAARSVAQRMSDLKETKIGGTIGYRVRFDTNISKETKIEVITEGILTRMIQSDNSLEEVGLLIFDEFHERSLQSDLALALSLQMQNVLRDDLRILIMSATLDGAQLSGLLGHAPVITSTGKQFPVKINYLNIDSDNHISVKMLQAIRKALREEKGDILAFLPGAGEIRRTQQLLEEESVGAIIYPLFGDLPFKQQQEAILPATNGQRKIVLATSIAETSLTIEGIGVVIDSGVSRVSRFDPRSGLTRLETVRVTNDAADQRTGRAGRLGPGVCYRLWTEAIQRNLLPHRKPEILEADLASLLLELSQWGVKDVKELTWITPPPPGSVNQAKELLIQLDALDENGITSRGKEMLQLPTHPRISHMLLKAISKKEKSIACDIAALLEERDPLAKEAGADISLRIETLRKWRSGERGNADKNILERIEKLATNWRKMLSVAVDTTAPGGYEVGRLVVAAYPERLARQQSKQSNYYTLANGRVAKLPDHDPLVHESWLCATQLDAGQKEGKIFLAAAVSEEDLMVMATESEVIRWDDERGMIASALEKKVGTLLLQSKPVSKFNEEKKNVVLLSVIREKGLKMLGWNEECNTLCARIQSLKIWRPDDAWPDTSEHHLLNTLETWLEPYLVSIYKQSELQKLDLITIINGLIPWNLQSRLEVLVPSRMPVPSGSLIPLQYFPDGRSPVMEVRLQEMFGQLETPVVNEGRIKILLHLLSPGYKPVQVTQDLKSFWQTTYHDVRKELRMRYPKHSWPEDAFTAVAIRGAKKRI, translated from the coding sequence GTGTTCCCTGTTCTCTCCATCCTTCCTCAGCTCAGGAATACACTCCAGTCCAGCAAAATTGTCATTCTTCAGGCTCCGCCCGGTGCAGGAAAGTCGACCATTCTTCCCTTGGAACTTTTAGATGAACCGTGGCTTGCTGGGAAGAAGATCATGATGCTGGAACCGCGAAGACTGGCAGCGAGATCAGTCGCTCAGCGAATGTCAGATCTCAAAGAGACAAAAATAGGAGGGACCATTGGCTATCGTGTCAGGTTTGATACTAACATAAGCAAGGAGACAAAAATTGAAGTGATCACGGAAGGGATACTCACCCGCATGATCCAGTCAGATAATAGTCTTGAAGAAGTGGGACTTCTCATCTTTGATGAATTTCATGAGCGTAGCCTTCAGTCAGATCTTGCGCTTGCGTTGAGTCTTCAGATGCAGAATGTCTTGCGGGATGATCTGAGAATACTGATCATGTCCGCTACACTTGATGGTGCACAACTTTCAGGCTTACTGGGACATGCTCCTGTAATCACTTCCACAGGAAAACAATTTCCGGTAAAGATCAATTACCTCAACATTGATTCTGATAATCATATTTCAGTGAAGATGTTGCAGGCAATCCGCAAAGCACTTCGTGAAGAGAAGGGAGATATCCTGGCATTCCTGCCCGGCGCGGGAGAGATCAGAAGAACACAGCAATTGCTGGAAGAGGAGAGCGTTGGTGCCATCATCTATCCATTGTTTGGCGATCTTCCGTTCAAACAACAGCAGGAAGCTATACTTCCCGCAACCAACGGACAGCGTAAAATTGTTCTTGCAACTTCTATTGCAGAAACATCCCTCACCATTGAAGGCATCGGAGTGGTGATTGATAGTGGTGTATCACGTGTGTCACGTTTCGATCCGCGCAGTGGACTCACAAGACTTGAAACCGTACGGGTTACCAATGATGCTGCAGATCAGCGAACCGGCAGAGCAGGAAGATTAGGTCCCGGAGTTTGTTACCGACTATGGACGGAAGCGATTCAAAGAAACTTGCTTCCGCACCGCAAGCCGGAAATTCTGGAAGCGGATCTTGCTTCTTTGTTATTGGAATTATCTCAGTGGGGAGTAAAAGATGTGAAGGAGTTGACCTGGATAACACCACCGCCCCCGGGTTCTGTCAATCAGGCAAAAGAACTTTTGATCCAACTGGATGCATTGGATGAGAATGGAATTACCTCAAGAGGCAAAGAGATGCTGCAGTTGCCAACGCATCCACGCATCTCTCACATGTTGCTGAAGGCGATCTCAAAAAAAGAAAAAAGTATAGCGTGTGATATTGCTGCCTTGCTGGAAGAGCGTGATCCTTTGGCCAAGGAAGCTGGTGCAGACATTTCATTGCGCATCGAGACATTGAGAAAATGGCGAAGCGGTGAAAGGGGAAATGCTGATAAGAATATTCTGGAGCGGATTGAAAAACTCGCCACCAACTGGAGAAAGATGTTGAGTGTCGCTGTTGACACCACAGCACCGGGTGGATATGAAGTTGGAAGATTGGTAGTAGCTGCGTATCCCGAACGTCTTGCGCGACAGCAATCAAAGCAAAGTAATTACTATACACTGGCAAACGGACGTGTTGCCAAATTACCCGATCACGATCCTTTGGTCCACGAGTCGTGGCTATGTGCTACCCAACTGGATGCAGGACAAAAAGAAGGAAAGATCTTTCTTGCCGCTGCCGTCAGTGAGGAAGACCTCATGGTCATGGCTACGGAAAGTGAAGTAATACGGTGGGATGATGAACGAGGCATGATCGCATCCGCGCTTGAAAAGAAAGTGGGCACGCTTCTCCTGCAAAGCAAACCTGTTTCGAAATTTAACGAGGAGAAGAAGAACGTTGTACTGCTCTCTGTCATTCGTGAAAAGGGATTGAAGATGCTGGGCTGGAATGAAGAATGCAATACTCTATGTGCAAGAATTCAAAGTCTGAAGATCTGGCGACCGGATGATGCATGGCCCGATACAAGTGAACATCATCTCCTGAATACTCTTGAAACCTGGCTTGAGCCATACCTCGTTTCAATTTACAAGCAATCAGAACTTCAGAAGCTGGACCTTATCACGATAATTAATGGACTCATTCCCTGGAACCTTCAAAGCCGACTGGAAGTTCTGGTGCCTTCACGAATGCCGGTTCCCAGTGGATCATTGATTCCTCTTCAATATTTTCCTGATGGAAGATCCCCTGTCATGGAGGTGAGGCTGCAAGAAATGTTTGGTCAGCTGGAAACTCCTGTTGTGAATGAGGGTCGTATTAAAATCTTACTGCACTTGCTTTCTCCCGGATACAAGCCTGTCCAGGTGACGCAGGATCTTAAAAGCTTCTGGCAGACTACCTATCACGACGTTCGCAAAGAACTGCGCATGAGATATCCAAAACATTCCTGGCCGGAAGATGCATTTACGGCTGTTGCGATACGCGGCGCGAAAAAACGAATTTGA
- a CDS encoding FtsX-like permease family protein: MLLTHIKFAIRVFLKDKFFSTLNVLGLALGIAVSIILLLILQNDLNYDKHHANYKRIYRLGGHLTATGIDRSIGRSARELGQILKQELPEVLEVVRANNWDHTLIKYKPVGGEEKAFYEEDIVRTDSTYFDVFTHEFIQGDPKTSLTQRNTLVLTQSQAKKYFGDGEALGKILQVEDALYTVTGVIKDVPPNTHLKFNILLSRLIDREWFTQGGQLSSEAFWNPDVYTYLLVPEDYNTADFHAKFKFIFDKYYKSFGDQVNGKYEPILERLDDIHFRSALEEDEPHGNLSYLYAFTAIGVFIILLACINYMNLSTAKSVQRSTEIAMKKALGSGKSSLVLSFLTESIFLSFVSLLIAVGFVFFVLEATSFNSLIGKNLSPDFIRNKTLLFGSLGIALGIGIISGLYPAFYLPQIPTISALKGTFKNRTSSRVLRKFLITAQFSISIFVVVCTLFMQDQISYIRNKDLGFDKENIVLLAIQDTVVQQQLNGIKNEFLQNPHILSATTSYNVMGMEMGGSAMWVEGDNGMQQQGFNLMFVGDDYFKTLGITMASGREFLPGPKIDTDNVFIANEAAAKLMGWKDPIGKRVKWFHGKEDGHIVGIVKNFNFKSLHNAVEPMLIVKSREEGGWLHLKVKGDLPGTLSFIQDKWTKIDPNHPYEYFLLDERFNDQYKADETQFKLLSGLSYVCIFISLLGLLGLSAFTASQRTKEIGIRKVHGASTPSIIYLLYKEVMILVIIASIVVIPVSYYIISQWMSNFAYQATLNYFIFLLVGMLALMFSFFTVAFHSLRTARTNPVQSLKYE, from the coding sequence ATGCTGCTTACCCACATCAAATTTGCTATACGGGTCTTTTTAAAGGATAAGTTCTTCTCAACGTTGAATGTCCTTGGTCTTGCATTGGGAATTGCTGTCAGCATCATACTCCTCCTCATTCTTCAAAATGATCTTAACTACGATAAGCATCATGCAAACTATAAAAGAATTTACAGGCTCGGCGGACATCTTACCGCAACAGGAATCGATAGAAGTATCGGACGGTCTGCCCGTGAGCTAGGTCAGATATTAAAGCAGGAGCTTCCGGAAGTTCTGGAAGTAGTTCGTGCCAACAACTGGGATCACACCCTGATCAAATACAAACCGGTTGGCGGAGAAGAGAAAGCATTTTATGAAGAGGATATTGTTCGTACCGATTCAACTTACTTTGATGTCTTCACGCATGAGTTCATACAGGGTGATCCCAAAACTTCGCTGACCCAACGCAATACGTTGGTGCTTACTCAATCACAGGCAAAGAAGTATTTTGGCGATGGTGAGGCATTAGGCAAGATACTCCAGGTGGAGGATGCTTTGTACACAGTTACCGGTGTGATAAAGGATGTTCCTCCCAATACACATCTCAAGTTTAATATTCTTCTGTCGCGACTGATAGACCGGGAATGGTTCACACAAGGCGGACAATTGAGTTCGGAAGCTTTCTGGAATCCGGATGTTTACACTTATCTGCTGGTGCCTGAAGATTATAATACCGCAGATTTTCACGCCAAGTTCAAATTCATATTTGACAAGTATTACAAATCGTTTGGCGACCAGGTGAATGGCAAGTATGAGCCCATCCTTGAACGGTTGGATGATATCCATTTTCGCTCTGCGCTGGAAGAGGATGAGCCTCATGGCAATCTTTCCTACCTCTATGCATTTACGGCGATCGGAGTTTTTATCATCCTGCTGGCATGTATCAATTACATGAATCTTTCCACTGCTAAATCGGTACAGCGCTCAACAGAGATTGCCATGAAGAAGGCGCTCGGCTCCGGCAAATCTTCACTTGTTCTTTCCTTCCTTACCGAATCAATATTTCTTTCTTTTGTCTCTCTATTGATCGCAGTAGGGTTTGTGTTTTTTGTGCTGGAGGCTACCTCTTTTAACTCTCTTATTGGTAAGAATCTTTCTCCCGATTTCATTCGTAATAAAACGCTGTTGTTCGGTTCACTGGGCATCGCATTAGGAATCGGAATTATCTCAGGATTGTATCCTGCATTCTATCTGCCACAGATACCAACGATCAGTGCTTTAAAAGGGACCTTCAAGAACCGGACTTCTTCCAGGGTGCTGCGTAAGTTCCTGATCACCGCTCAGTTCTCAATTTCCATTTTTGTAGTGGTATGTACCTTATTCATGCAGGATCAGATCAGCTACATCAGGAATAAAGACCTTGGATTTGATAAAGAGAATATTGTACTGCTAGCCATTCAAGACACGGTTGTTCAGCAACAGCTCAACGGCATCAAGAATGAGTTTTTGCAGAACCCTCATATTCTTTCTGCAACGACATCTTACAATGTAATGGGTATGGAGATGGGTGGCTCCGCCATGTGGGTCGAAGGAGATAACGGCATGCAACAGCAGGGATTCAACCTTATGTTTGTCGGGGATGATTATTTTAAAACCTTAGGAATAACCATGGCCAGCGGTCGTGAATTCCTTCCCGGGCCAAAGATCGATACCGATAATGTATTCATCGCCAATGAAGCCGCTGCCAAGCTCATGGGATGGAAGGATCCCATTGGAAAAAGAGTAAAATGGTTTCATGGAAAAGAAGACGGACACATTGTTGGGATCGTGAAGAACTTTAATTTCAAATCGCTGCACAACGCGGTGGAGCCAATGCTCATTGTGAAATCAAGAGAAGAAGGTGGATGGCTTCATCTTAAAGTGAAGGGCGATCTGCCAGGCACGCTGAGTTTCATTCAGGATAAATGGACTAAGATCGATCCGAATCATCCGTATGAGTATTTCTTGCTGGATGAGAGATTCAACGATCAGTATAAAGCAGATGAAACTCAATTCAAGCTTCTGTCAGGATTGTCATACGTGTGTATTTTTATCTCACTGTTAGGTCTGTTGGGATTATCAGCCTTCACAGCAAGCCAACGAACCAAAGAGATCGGAATCCGAAAAGTACATGGTGCCAGTACGCCTTCCATTATCTACTTGTTATACAAAGAGGTAATGATCCTCGTGATCATCGCTTCCATTGTGGTGATACCAGTATCCTATTATATCATTTCACAGTGGATGAGCAATTTCGCTTACCAGGCGACTTTGAACTACTTCATCTTCCTGCTGGTTGGAATGCTGGCACTGATGTTCTCATTTTTCACGGTTGCCTTCCATTCACTCCGCACTGCCCGCACCAACCCAGTCCAGTCCTTAAAGTATGAGTGA
- a CDS encoding ABC transporter ATP-binding protein, whose protein sequence is MSKPPKVSLLQVFKTIIWPRRGILLVGLLLIIVSRLAGLVLPGATKYLMDDVIANSDMRMLKLVIIAVASSVLIQAVTSYILTQILSVEAQRLISQLRSRVQQQVLRLPISFFDNNKSGALVSRIMNDVEGVRNLVGTGLVQLVGGVLTSVLCLILLIDISPMMTLLVLVPVGIFGLISLKAFAKIRPIFRERGKINADVTGRLTETLNGVRVIKGFNAEQQEIKSFELGVERLFLNIKASLTSTSLITSSATFLLGLASAGIMGVGGYLMIEKSMTVGEFVSFTVYLGFMIAPIVQMSNIGSQLTEAFAGLDRTEELMNMTPEDDGTARTIRMNSFKGDIEFRDVSFAYEEGKEVVRNITFNAPSGSVTALVGTSGSGKTTIAGLAASFLNPQSGKITIDGTDLSKVSLDSYRSQLGVVLQDDFLFEGTIKENILFPRPNATNDQVQAAVKAAHVHEFTDRFEKGIDTLIGERGVKLSGGQRQRIAIARAILANPRILILDEATSNLDTESESLIQESLRVLMEGRTTFVIAHRLSTIRQADQILVVEGGNIAERGKHEELIAKKGRYFELYTYQARI, encoded by the coding sequence ATGAGTAAACCGCCGAAAGTATCTCTCCTGCAAGTATTTAAAACAATTATCTGGCCCAGAAGGGGGATTCTCCTCGTCGGCTTGCTCCTCATTATTGTCAGTCGCCTTGCCGGACTTGTGCTCCCTGGTGCCACGAAATATCTCATGGATGATGTCATTGCGAATAGTGATATGAGAATGCTGAAGCTGGTGATCATTGCCGTTGCCTCTTCTGTATTGATTCAGGCGGTCACCTCTTATATATTGACTCAGATATTAAGTGTGGAGGCTCAACGTCTTATTTCTCAATTGAGATCAAGAGTTCAGCAGCAGGTGTTGCGCCTTCCCATCAGTTTTTTTGATAACAATAAATCAGGTGCTCTCGTCAGCAGGATCATGAACGACGTTGAAGGTGTCCGCAATCTTGTAGGCACGGGGCTGGTTCAATTGGTGGGCGGTGTCCTCACTTCCGTCCTTTGCCTCATTTTGTTAATTGACATCAGTCCGATGATGACCTTGCTGGTTCTTGTTCCTGTTGGGATTTTTGGATTGATATCTTTGAAGGCTTTCGCCAAGATCAGACCTATCTTCCGTGAGCGGGGAAAGATCAATGCCGATGTAACAGGCAGACTTACCGAAACCTTAAATGGTGTCAGAGTGATCAAAGGCTTTAATGCGGAGCAACAGGAGATCAAAAGTTTTGAACTTGGTGTAGAACGCCTCTTCCTGAATATAAAAGCAAGTCTTACCTCGACCAGTCTGATCACAAGTTCAGCAACATTCCTTTTGGGATTGGCATCCGCGGGTATCATGGGAGTCGGTGGTTATCTGATGATCGAAAAGTCAATGACTGTGGGTGAGTTTGTTTCATTTACTGTCTACCTCGGATTTATGATTGCGCCGATTGTTCAGATGAGCAACATAGGAAGTCAGCTAACGGAAGCCTTTGCGGGATTGGATCGTACAGAAGAGTTGATGAACATGACCCCGGAAGATGATGGCACAGCAAGAACTATCAGGATGAATTCATTCAAGGGTGATATAGAATTCAGGGATGTTTCTTTTGCTTATGAAGAGGGCAAGGAAGTAGTAAGGAACATTACCTTCAACGCACCTTCAGGATCAGTAACGGCTTTGGTTGGAACCTCCGGATCAGGCAAGACAACGATCGCTGGACTAGCTGCATCTTTTTTAAATCCTCAAAGCGGAAAGATCACAATTGATGGAACAGACCTTTCGAAAGTATCATTGGATAGTTACCGCAGTCAGTTAGGAGTTGTCTTACAGGACGACTTCCTTTTTGAGGGAACAATCAAAGAGAATATTTTATTTCCAAGACCCAATGCAACGAATGATCAGGTACAGGCTGCTGTAAAGGCAGCTCACGTTCATGAGTTTACAGATCGTTTCGAAAAAGGAATTGATACGTTGATTGGTGAGCGTGGTGTAAAACTTTCCGGAGGTCAGCGACAGCGGATTGCTATTGCCCGTGCGATTCTTGCAAACCCGAGAATTTTGATCCTGGATGAGGCGACTTCCAATCTTGATACAGAAAGTGAATCATTGATTCAGGAAAGTCTTCGTGTGTTGATGGAAGGAAGAACAACGTTTGTCATTGCCCACAGGCTCAGTACGATTCGTCAGGCTGATCAGATATTGGTAGTGGAGGGTGGCAACATTGCAGAACGCGGAAAGCATGAAGAACTGATCGCGAAGAAGGGAAGGTATTTTGAATTATACACCTATCAGGCGAGGATATAG